The following coding sequences lie in one Oncorhynchus kisutch isolate 150728-3 linkage group LG17, Okis_V2, whole genome shotgun sequence genomic window:
- the trh gene encoding pro-thyrotropin-releasing hormone, with protein MKSTCLIILASLAVCNLTVARGQSIPDQEKTGDRQIDDIILQRAEGILLRSILKMTEDEDGVNEALSSQPEWLVKRQHPGKREEDEDEDSGEVQKRQHPGKREDEIDSFVELQKTQHPGKRSMLEQITENSAFLSELSKRQHPGKRYLMMYSKRQHPGRRDVDDESDAGDLQELEKRQHPGKRYWYNMSPDLGANSPCDVLNPGCSKANLLLELLDNVTKSRAAEKRQHPGKRSAPDEDLTERE; from the exons ATGAAGTCCACCTGCCTGATCATTCTGGCATCTCTGGCAGTCTGCAACCTGACCGTGGCTCGAGGACAGAGCATCCCCGATCAAGAGAAAACGGGAGACCGGCAGATAGACGATATCATCCTACAGAGGGCCGAGGGCATCCTGCTCCGCTCCATTCTAAAAATGACAGAGGATGAGGATGGTGTGAATG AGGCATTGTCCTCTCAGCCAGAGTGGCTAGTGAAGCGGCAACACCCTGGTAAACGAGAGGAGGACGAGGACGAAGACTCAGGGGAGGTCCAGAAAAGACAGCACCCAGGAAAACGTGAAGACGAAATTGACTCTTTTGTGGAGCTCCAGAAAACGCAGCATCCAGGCAAGCGCTCAATGCTGGAGCAGATTACAGAGAACTCCGCATTTCTAAGTGAACTCTCCAAACGGCAGCACCCGGGCAAGCGGTACCTGATGATGTACAGCAAGCGCCAGCATCCTGGCAGGCGAGATGTGGACGACGAGTCAGACGCAGGGGACCTCCAGGAGTTGGAGAAGCGCCAACATCCCGGCAAACGTTACTGGTATAACATGAGTCCGGATTTGGGCGCCAACAGTCCCTGTGACGTGTTGAACCCTGGCTGCAGTAAAGCCAACCTGTTGCTCGAGCTGTTAGACAACGTGACAAAGAGTCGCGCCGCGGAGAAGAGACAGCACCCGGGCAAAAGGTCCGCACCTGACGAGGATTTGACTGAACGGGAGTGA